The genomic interval GAGGGCGCGGGCATCTACCGCCACACCTGGCTGGCGGTGCGCGATGCGCTGCACATCGTCGGCGACGGCATGCATGCGGTGCCGCGGATCGGCAACGACGATCATTGGACGCTGCCGGTCGCGGTGACCGTTGCCAATGTCGGCGAACAGGCCGATGCGGCCGTGCTGGAGGTGGCGCTGTACGACGCGCACGGCGCACTGGTCGCGCAGGGCAGCGCCGCGGTGCAGGTGGGCGCGCTGGCGCAGGCGGTGGCGCAGGTCGACCTGCAGGTACGCCAGCCGCGGCGCTGGGACGTAGCCGCGCCGCATCTGTATCGGGTCGCGGCGGTGCTGCGCAGCGCCGGCCGCGAGCGCGATCGCCGCGAGTGCGCGATCGGCTTTCGCACGCTGCGCTTCGATGCGCAACAGGGCTTCTTCCTCAACGAGCGGCGGCTGAAGATCAAGGGCGCCTGCCTGCACCAGGACCATGCCGGGGTCGGCGTGGCGGTGCCCGACAGCCTGCTGGAGTTCCGCATCCGCCGGCTCAAGGCGCTGGGCTGCAACGCGATCCGCCTGCATCACGCCGTGGCCAGCGAACTGCTCGACGTGTGCGATCGCCTGGGCATGCTGGTGATGGCCGAGAACCGGGTGTTCAATCCGTCGCCCGATTACGCCGCGCAACTGCGCTGGCTGGTGCGCCGCGACCGCAATCGCGCCTGCGTGTTCCTGTGGTCGGTGTTCAACGAGGAACCGATGCAGGGCACCGCCGCCGGCTATGAAATGGTGCGCCGCGCGGTGGCGCTGGTGCGCGAGCTGGACGACAGCCGCCCGGTGACCGCGGCGATGAACGACGGCATGCTGACCCAGCGCAACGCCGCCGATGCGGTGGACGTGGTCGGCTTCAACTACCGCCAGTTCAACTACGACCGGGTGCGCGCGGCGATGCCGCACAAGCCGCTGCTGTCCAGCGAGGACACCAGCGCGTTCCAGACCCGCGGCGCCTGGTTTACCGACATGGACGCGCACGTCATCGCCGAGGACGATTCGGTCGCCGCGCCGTGGGGCAATACCCATCGCGCGTCCTGGAAGCTGATCGACGAGCGTCCGTATCTGGCCGGCGGTTTCGTCTGGACCGGCTTCGACTACCGCGGCGAGCCGACCCCGTTCGAGTGGCCGTCGGTGTCCTCGTTCTTCGGCATCATGGACCTGTGCGGCTTTCCCAAAGGGGCCTACTGGCTGCGCCAGGCGCAGTGGATCGACGATGCGCCGGTGCTGCAGCTGCTGCCGCACTGGAACTGGCCGGGCCGCGAAGGCACGCCGATCAAGGTGATGGCGTTCTGCAATGCGCAGCAGGTGGAGCTGTGGCTCAACGGGCAGTCGCAGGGGCGGCAAACCGTGGACCGGATCGAAATGAACGCCTGGCAGGTGACGTACGCGCCGGGCGAGCTGGAGGCGGTGGCCTACCGCGACGGCCGCGAAGTGGCGCGGCAGCGGGTGCAGACGGTCGGCGCGCCGGTCGCGCTGCGGCTGACCCCGGACCGCGCGCGGATGCGTGGCGACGGCCGCGATGCGCAGCCGATCACCCTGGAAGCGGTGGATGCGCAGGGCCGCCACGTACCGTTCGCCGATGCGCAGATCGCGCTGCAGGTCGACGGTGGGCGCCTGCTCGGCGTCGGCAACGGCGATCCGAACCGGCACGCGGCCGACAACGTGCCGCAGGTGCAGTTGTTCAACGGCCTGGCGCAGGCCATCGTCGAGGCCGGCACCGAGCGGCGCCGATTGCGCATCGAGGCGCGCGCGCCGGGCTTGCGCTCTACGCAGGCGACGATCGGGCTGGATGCGGTGGCGTTGCCGCCGTCGCTGCCGCCGGCCGCCGCGGCGATGGTGGTGCCCGGCTGGCGGCGGACGTTGCCGTTCGCCGCGCCGCCGGATCCCGCGCTGCCGCGGGCGGCCAACGACAACAACAGCTGGAGCTTCTGCCAGCCGGGCAACCTGGAGACGCGCGCCGAGCGCGATGGCTATGTGCTGTACCGCACCGCGTTCACGCCGTGGGCCGGGATCCAGCAGCGCGGCGGCGTGCTGGGGCTGGGGCGTGCGACCGGCGCGGCGCAGGTGTATCTGGACCGCAAGCCGGTCGCGCGCGTGGCCGCGTGGCAGCGCGCGCAACTGCGCTTGCCGCCTGCGCAGGGCGAACGGGTGCTGGCGGTGGTGATGCAGGTGACGGCCGGAACGCCTTTCGGCTTCGACGATGTCGCGATAGTGGAGTATTGACCGAATGAAGCGAGTTTTCCGCCATGCCTTCCCGCACGCGCGTGCCTGGATGCGCTTCGTGCGCGCGTTGCCGGGCCCCGGACGAGCCGCGTTGCTGCTGGCCTGCATGCTGCTGGCGCCGGCCGCCTTCGCTGCATCGGCGACAGACACCCAAGGCGCCGCGGCGCGCGGCGTGCTGCTGCGCACGCTAGGCCCGCGCGCCGCCGCGCTGACCCTGCAACGGCAGCCGCGCGGCAATGGCAACGACTGGTACCAGGTCGCCGCCGACGCCGGCACGCTGCGCGTGTCCGGTTCCTCGGAAGTGGCGCTGGCGCATGGCGCGTACAGCTATCTGCAATCGATCGGCGCCGCCTCGGTGAGCTGGGAGGGCAGCCGGGTCGCGCTGCCTGCCGCCTATGCCGATTTCAACGGGCAGCGCGTGGTCACGCCGTTCGCCTACCGCGCCTATCTCAACGTGTGCACCTACGGCTACACCACGCCGTGGTGGGACTGGGCGCGCTGGGAGCGCGAGATCGACTGGATGGCGCTGCACGGCATCGACATGCCGCTGGCGATGGAAGGCCAGGATTACGTGTGGCAGGCGCTGTGGCGCGAGTTCGGGGTGAGCGATGCGGATCTGGCGCAGTATTTCTCCGGCCCGGCGTTCGCGCCGTGGCAGCGCATGGGCAACATCGAAGGCTACGACGCACCGCTGCCGCAGCAGTGGATCGACGACAAGCACGCGCTGCAGCAGCGCATCCTGCAGCGCATGCGCGCGCTGGGCATGAAGCCGGTGCTGCCGGCCTTCGCCGGCTACGTGCCGAAGGCGTTCGCGCAGGCGCATCCGCAGGCGCGCATCTACCGCATGCGCGCCTGGGAAGGCTTCCACGAAACCTATTGGCTGGATCCGGCCGATCCGTTGTTCGCCAGGATCGCGCAGCGTTTCATCCAGCTCTACGACCGCACCTACGGCAAGGGCACCTACTACCTGGCCGACGCGTTCAACGAGATGCTGCCGCCGATCGCCGCCGACGGCAGCGACGCGCGCCTGGCCAGCTACGGCGACAGCACCGCCAACACCGCCAAGACCGCGCCGCCCGAAGTGTCGCCGGCGCAGCGCGACAAGCGCCTGGCCGACTACGGCCGTGCGCT from Xanthomonas sp. DAR 34887 carries:
- the galA gene encoding beta-galactosidase GalA; translated protein: MQRREFLAGGAGAGLLLAAPRLSWADSAADAGMASGNAAEAVPTPTLAADPGLLCLDDGWRFHEGDIPFPPISGQDASYDNAKAGKAWGAAAGDFDDSQWRQLRLPHDFAIEQPIEARANVAQGYRRRGIAWYRRSLRLDEAQRGKALELRFDGISSRATVWVNGLLMARSWSGYDGFAIDLSAIARYGQDLNTIAVRVDAEAMDGWWYEGAGIYRHTWLAVRDALHIVGDGMHAVPRIGNDDHWTLPVAVTVANVGEQADAAVLEVALYDAHGALVAQGSAAVQVGALAQAVAQVDLQVRQPRRWDVAAPHLYRVAAVLRSAGRERDRRECAIGFRTLRFDAQQGFFLNERRLKIKGACLHQDHAGVGVAVPDSLLEFRIRRLKALGCNAIRLHHAVASELLDVCDRLGMLVMAENRVFNPSPDYAAQLRWLVRRDRNRACVFLWSVFNEEPMQGTAAGYEMVRRAVALVRELDDSRPVTAAMNDGMLTQRNAADAVDVVGFNYRQFNYDRVRAAMPHKPLLSSEDTSAFQTRGAWFTDMDAHVIAEDDSVAAPWGNTHRASWKLIDERPYLAGGFVWTGFDYRGEPTPFEWPSVSSFFGIMDLCGFPKGAYWLRQAQWIDDAPVLQLLPHWNWPGREGTPIKVMAFCNAQQVELWLNGQSQGRQTVDRIEMNAWQVTYAPGELEAVAYRDGREVARQRVQTVGAPVALRLTPDRARMRGDGRDAQPITLEAVDAQGRHVPFADAQIALQVDGGRLLGVGNGDPNRHAADNVPQVQLFNGLAQAIVEAGTERRRLRIEARAPGLRSTQATIGLDAVALPPSLPPAAAAMVVPGWRRTLPFAAPPDPALPRAANDNNSWSFCQPGNLETRAERDGYVLYRTAFTPWAGIQQRGGVLGLGRATGAAQVYLDRKPVARVAAWQRAQLRLPPAQGERVLAVVMQVTAGTPFGFDDVAIVEY